The sequence below is a genomic window from Oxyura jamaicensis isolate SHBP4307 breed ruddy duck chromosome 20, BPBGC_Ojam_1.0, whole genome shotgun sequence.
GTAGAGTAGGGTAGGGTAGAGTAGGGTNNNNNNNNNNGTAGGGTAGAGTAGGGTAGGGTAGAGTAGGGTAGGGTAGAGTAGGGTAGGGTAGAGTAGggtagaacagaacagaactcTAGGCAGCTGACCTGAGACGTGAACTGTGCCGCCTCCTGCGGCGGGTCCGACTTGCTGTCCCCGCAGACGTTCCCGCGGCGGATGTCCTTGACGGAGACATTCTTCACGTTGAAGCCGACGTTGTCCCCGGGCAGGGCCTCGCTCAGCGCCTCGTGGTGCATCTCCACCGACTTCACCTCGGTGGTGATGTTCACGGGAGCGAAGGTGACCACCATGCCGGGCCGCAGGATGCCAGTCTCCACTCGGCCCACAGGGACCGTGCCGATCCCTACGGGGGCAAGGAGAGGGCAGAGCAAAATGTAACCTGCTTGGCACATCCCTGAGCAGCACGGCCAGAGCCTGGCTGCCATAAAAGCAAAGTATCTCCAGTGGTTTTCACCAAAGACGTTTGTCTCTTGCCAAACCAAAAATCAGTTATTAGTTGCAAGATCAGCATCAGGGGCTTCAAAACTACCATGAACCAGCCCTTCCTACTCAATGTTTTGTAAAAAAGGGGTAGCACGTAGCTAGAAGGCTCTGAGCAATCCATGCATGCTGAAAACCCTTCctttgcagcagctgtggccCGCGGGTGCGGAGGACCAGGCACATCATAGCATGTGTGCCACAGCTGGCCACATCATCCCAGCTGTGCCTGGGAATGAGGGTGGATAATTAAATGAACGGGACCTTTGGAACTTTGCATCAtcagaatttggaaaaaaactcACCTTTGGAGTCAAGTGAAGAAGAGGAGACTGTTGGGACCCATCTGGTCTCCCACAACTCCACCTCCCCCAGTCCCACAGTGTCTCTGCTCCCTGAGGACCTGCCTAACCCCATGGCAGAACCCTACCTGCCTTTCCCCAGCTGAGCTAGGGGCGGACACAGAGCTGCCCACCACCCCTCACGTTTAAAATGCCCAAGACCACGGGGACAACGTTCAACCCGCCTGGTTCCTGCAGCACACCTGCCCttggaaaaaatgtggaaaagagCTGGAAATGGCCATGTTTGCCTggcccagcagccagcagcgggACTGCCCAGTGGTGCCAGCAGGTCAGCGAGCCCGGGGGACATTTATAGCTCGGAGAAGTGTCTCCCTACATGGCTGGTGCCGCGGCGCAGCTGGGCAGGCGGAGGTGCCGGTGACGGACACCAGCATTTGGGAGGCACGCGCAGCGGCCTCGCCGGTGGCCCTCCTCGCTGGCCTCGTCCCTCAGCCGGGCCCCAAGGCTTTTTTGCTGCTGGGCCTCATTCCTGGCAGGTCTCCACCTCGCCTCGCCAGCCGTGACCTCTGGGACACCCAAATTTGCAGCCGTTTTGGCATCGGGTGTTCTCCAGGGTGAGCTCACAAAGCTGCTgcccctctctgctgcctgggtACCTCTGGGCACGGCCACCTCCAACCCAAATCTAAAGTGGGGTCTTTTCCCCGCAGCCACCACCCTTCTCCTCTGTCTTATCTAAAGTTCAAGGAGCCCAGTCCCTCCAGTTTCCCAATACCTGGAAACATCGTTCCCAAATTCCTGTGGAAGGAAGGCTGGGGTTAAAGAtgctggtggggctgctgctcaccTCCGATCTTGTAGACGTCCTGCAGGGGCAGGCGCAGGGGCTTGTCTGTGGGGCGGGTCGGGGGCAGGATGGTGTCCAGGGCCTCCAAGAGGGACACCCCGCTCGCGTTGCCTTCCTTGCGCTCCACCTTCCAGCCTTTGAACCAAGGCATCTGGAAAGAGAGCACCAACAGCATGCACTGAGTGTGCCCGTCCTCAGCTTCCCAGGATGACCCCACTGAGGTGTCCCACCACGACTTGGTCCAGATGTTTTGTGGCTTTACTTGGGGCTGGGGTGCTTGTTCCAAccccccatccctgcaggttCATCTACACACCTTTCTCCACCTCCACCCaccttctcccctctctccaAGAAACGAGCAGGACGTCcgttaacagaagaaaaaaatgtggaaatggTTAAATCCAGCCAACCTGCAGCCCCCAGTCCTAACCCACGGGTGCTGCCTCCCCACACCGTCCTGCCCCCGGTGCAAAGCGCCCGGCCTTCAGGTTGGGAACTGAGTTTCTTCAAGGCTGCTGAGGGGCAGGAttgttttttataaatagtTCTGCCCTACATTGGATCCTTGAAGTTAAaactggctgaaaaaaaaagaagaaaaaaaaaaaaaaagaaaaagagcagagatgTAATGAAATGTGCTCAGCAGAGGGCACAGTTTGATGCAGGGAACCGCGGTGCTTTCCTGGAGTGACGCTGCAGATCTGAAAGGTGCAGCCATGCCGGGGCTTGCAGCAAGCAAGGATCTGGTGCTGGGTCTGAAACCACCCTGAGACACCAGAGACCAGAGTCCTGCAAGGCCATTTCCCCCTCCTCTACCGAGAGGGGCTTACACAATATTTCTCCACGTGGATTTAAAACGCTTCCTGAGTTGTGGACGGGGCTTTTCCCTTAGGCACCATCACCAGTGGGAAGTGGCATGGGACTGGGGCTGCAGTGGGTCCCCCAAAGCACCCCCTGTTTTGGATCCATCCTGCCCTGACTCAGAgcctccctgccaccagctgctgcctgtcccaAAATgtcccttctcctttccatgCCTTACCCCGAGAACATCTGACATCCTGGGAATATCTGACGTCCTGAGAGCTGGCTAAAGCAGCACTTGGTCGCACCGCAGGGGAAACACATCTGCAAAACCTCGGTGTGGCCCGAGGATGAGGAGCACCTACAAAACTGGGATCGTGCTGCTTCCTAGGGCCGCCAAGTAAAACCTTGCTCATGGACCCCCGTGGGGCCACCATGCTCCTGGCACAAAAGCGGGgtgccctcagctgctgcatCCCCCTCTCGAGCCCCCAAAACCCACCCCGAGTGGCCCAGTTCTGTCAGCTGCAGCAGCGGAGAGCTGGCTGAATGCAAAAAACCACGCTTGCCAAAAAAGCTTGTAAATGTCAAACTTGGATGCGAGCGCAGCCCAGCTGTCTTTTGGCCTTGGAGAGCTGCGCATCGGGGCCACGGGATGCAGCCCCCCATGCGGGGCTGGCTCCGGCCCCAAATCCCTGCACCCTGGTGGgatggggctgctgcagccatgcAGCTCTAATCCTGTCTCCCTGCTGAGTCCCCTGGTGGGCAGCCATGTCACTCGCCTGCCTTGTGCTTCGGTGAAACCCAACCAGAAGCGTGCGAGCAAGAAAAATCTGAGATTTTTCAGGcaagaaatgggaaaagagaGATCCACACCCGCGCTTCCCTAGAAGCAGTGGGGAGGGGGGATCCgtccccagctctgtccctgcggaggtgggaaggggaccCCTGGGGACCACGGCGTGGGATGTCCCCGCAtccttccagcacagctcctgctgagcacccagcccctgcaccctgctcagccctccttccctcccgatgcccccagcctcctcctctgctgcttatcccagcccctgccctcctgggcagcaTGTCACATTGAGATCACGCCTCGAGACCCGTCTGGAAAAACGGGGCCAGCGGGGCCCATCCTGCTCCATGCCCGCCCTCTGCAGCCTATTAATAGGAGAATTGCTCAGGATCATCTTCCCGGacccagcagctgctgacatTTGGAGCCCGATTTGGAGGCACCCAGCAACTATGCAGCCACGTCTGGCATGACCGTGGCTGACCTTATCCAAACCCTGTTCCTCAGGGGACAGGAatctccccagcacccccaaaaATGCTCGTTCCAAGCCAGCCCCACGATTCCCGCGAGCTGCCTTTCCTGCGCAAGGCTGTGAGCTACATTTCAGGTCGCCGTGAGCTTGCTTTGCAGCTCTCCTCTAACTCAGGACCACAATGCCCAACCTCCCTCGCCCCCAGCCatgctgcttccctccccacGGAGCTCTGACCCCTCATCCACAAGTCCTAATGCCCCCTTAAAGCATCAAATTTCCCTTTGGTTCCCCAGGGGATTGCCGGGGGTTTCTGCCCTGAGCGACTTGCTCAAGGTCACCAGAAACCAGCGGGAGAGCAGGGACCTTCCTCGGGCTACAACTGTCCGGCACctaatttctttagaaaaataaagctggggtagctttttcttcaaaaaaaaatgcccgAGTAACAACTGCTATTGGCAGCGTGTCCGCCAAGGAGCCCCCATCCCAAAGCACCTCACTGTTGTGTCCCCACCATCCCCATCGCTGGTGCATGCGGGGGAGGCCAATTAAGATTCCACCATGCTCAAGGAAACCATGCTTTTCACGTGGGAAATTTGGTACTTCCCCAAGCAAAAGTCGTCTTAAGGAGTGGGGTCGCAGCACTGGAACATGGGGCAGAGCTGCCACGGTGGCATATAAAGGGGAAAAGGCACCCGATATTCAGGATGGAGGAGCCCAGCTGTGCAGCGGGAGCTGTTCCAAGCTGGCGATCGTGCTATTTGCCTGGGAAAACAATGCCCTGAAAACACACACGGCGTTCCTGCTGAGCCTGACAATCGCTGCGGACGGCTCTCACGTCACCACGGGGCTGACGATGTGCACCCCTCAGATGGCATCCCAGGAGCACGGCCGTGCAGATCACCTCCTGGAGATGCTCGTGGGGCATCTGGGCACGGCACAGCAACGAGCGTGGCCACGCACAGCGCGCCCGTTCatcccagctcagcaccaccacagCTACGTGACAAACACATCTACGCTGGCACCGCGGGCCATTGCGCACCACGGGGGCACGAAAAGTGCCTGAGGTCTTCACAGCACCAAAGTCACCTCCAGCCTGGGTGAGGGTAGGGAGGGAAATCCGCCACGCTGTGCGCACTTACATTGGGGGAGGGCTCCAGCATGTTGTCCCCGTGCCAGCCCGAGATGGGCACGAAGGGAACCGTGGCCGGGTTGTAGCCGATCTTCTTGATGTAGGCGCTGACCTCCTTGACGATCTCGTCGTAGCGCTTCTCGCTGTAGGGGGGCTCCGTGGAATCCATCTTGTTGATGCCGACGATGAGCTGCTTCACCCCCAGGGTGTAAGCCAGCAGGGCGTGCTCGCGGGTCTGCCCGTTCTTGGAGATGCCGGCTTCAAACTCGCCGACGCCAGCAGCAACGATCAGCACGGCGCAGTCAGCCTGGGAGGAGAGAGCTCGTGATCTGttcctgtccccagagagcTGCTCCGAGTACGCCCCAGATGGATGTGGGATAAAAGCACGGCTCGGGCAggctccctgccagctgctACCCAAAACCCCACTGATCTACCCCAAACCTGACCTGCGTTATTTTACGCTTGCCAACCACGTGTGGTTTTGCAAGATCAGGGTGGGTCCTTAAGGCTGCGTGAGTCCAACCAGAACCTCATCTTGAGCACCCAGGGATGTACAGCCTAAAATCCTACCGAAGTCTTTCCAGTAGTGTCCCTGGGTGAGCGGCACTGGGATGTAGGAATGCCCTGCAGTGCAGTGAGGGGatgctgccctgccctggggggTTGACCATAGAGTATGGCAGCATGATTTATGGAACAGAGATGTTttgagggaaaggaaagagaaaagactCACAGAGTCTCATTGGGCCAATAGAAGTTAAGGGAAAGCATGAAGTTTCTTGTACATCGGAGTTGTGTGAGGCTAAAATAACATGGGAGACACCCTCTCATAACAGCCTGTAGCTCAGAGAGGCCACATTCATCCCCAGCTCATCCAAGCAGGGTAAGTGGTGTGGACTAACCACCCCTCTGTGCCAAGGAGGCCCTTTCCCCTGGACATCCAGGCGGTGCAGGATCACAGCAAGGTCCCCAAGTGCCACCTGGCCTCTTGCATAGACCCTGCTCAACACCACTGGCTGACTGCTCGCCCAAATGCCCACCTCCAAaagggctccagcagcacctaCATGACCCCAGGCTCATTGGAgagccccagcctccccctccTCCAGTAGCTCGTGGCCACCATTTCTCACCTGGGAGGTCCCGGTGATCATGTTCTTGATGAAGTCCCTGTGGCCGGGCGCGTCGATGATGGTGATGTAGTACTTGGTGGTCTCGAACTTCCACAGCGAGATGTCGATGGTGATGCCACGCTCACGCTCGGCCTTCAGCTTGTCCAGCACCCAGGCGTATTTGAAGGACCCCTTCCCCATCTGGCCAACACAAAGGCAAGGACGGTGAGAAATGCAAGCCCAGGGCATGGCAGGCACCAGGACCCATCCCAGCTCCCATAGCCACGGAAGCAGAGGGTCACATTGCAAATGTTGAGGGTAAAACCCTCTAAAATCAGTGGTTGCTGTGATCTGTTTACTAATAAATACAGGTGAAAGCAGTTATTGTTCTCAACACGTTCCTTAAGGGGATGGAGGAGTTGGAGGAGCTGTGACATGGGTTTGTGGTGGGACCAGCTGAGGAGGAGCCGGAGCCTCCTCGAGGTCTCCTCCATGAAATGTCCGGGCCCTGCACGGCTGCTGTGAAACCATTCTGGTACGGAATTACCCAGCAATGCTGGAAGGCTTCTTATTGTTGTATTTTAACCGATTATCCCAACCTGTGAGACATCTGCTTAGAGGGAAAGGGCACGACTAAGCGAGGGAGCCCCTAAGTGGcaggggtgcagcaggggaacgggttaaaagaaaatgaaatgcaaagactGTTGCTAGGAGCTGAGGAGAAATGTGACTGATTTTTGCCACAGAGTGTGTGAATTCGCACGGAAAGCTACTGCGAGCTGCAGTCAGACCAACTGTCATTGCCAAATGGCCAAAATCACAGCCAACATTGTAGCGCAGAAAATCATGCTGGGTGAGAttagccacaaaaaaaaaaaaaaaacaccacatctCTGTCCTGCAATAAAGCACACGCCTTGCTAAAACCACAATGTCGCTTCTGAACCGGCTTCTCCTGGGGTTCAGTGTCCTTTGACATCGTGCCATCCCAGGCTCCGAGCTGGGATCCTGCTCCCAGGGGGACCACGAgcccccctcgccccccagACACGTTGTGTTCTCGGGTAGCCCAGAGGGACCGAAGGGTTAATGGGCATCGGTCTTCAGGTCTGGGGCTGAGAGGGGAGTTTTCTAAGATGGCAAACAGAATTCAGCTAGAGAAATAGGTCATCAGCTGCTGATGTAATGTGCTGTAACCGCTGCGCAAGGACAGAGATGTGACAGCACGCTCCCCCTTCACCCAGAGCCGCGTTCTCCTCAGCAGGGATTTCTTCTGGAGCATCAACGCATAAAAATCCTAATGGGCCGTTATAAATCACCGCTCCGGAGGGAAACGcttcctgccagcaggcagctaacGCTCCGGTGCTGCTCCTCGCCAGGAAGGCTAACACAGCATCCCACCCGGATGCATCTCACCCACAACAGGGTGCTGGGCAGCGCTCGGCCCTGGCTCCTGCCCCCGTCCCCCCCTTGTGCTCCCAgtggctgggcagcacggggaaTTATCGGTGCCGGTCCCTTTACGTAACAGCCGAGCACTACGATGACTTTGCAGCTCGCTCGGGAGGATTACGGGCAAAATCCTAAAGCCAGGGcgagcctcctcctcctcgggggGAACGGCGGGTGAGAGGGCGAtgccgcagccccagcccggagCTCTCACGCCTGCAGGAGGTCGGGGAGGGGGTGGAACAATCCAGAACCACATCTCTGCTCCTGAGCATCACATATAGCAAGGGGGGGGCAGAGCGGGAGCTGGGAGGTTAACCCTTTGCTGCATGCACATCCACTCCCTCCCTTGCTGGGGGAGATGAAGGGCATCGTTAGAGCGTGATCGCTTCTTACCCAAGCTGAGGGGGGGGCTAAGGAAAAGGGACTCATTTTGTGCAATGCATTAATAATGGGGAGTGCTCAGGCAGGAGCTCCATGAGGAGACCCCACGGCCTTACAGCAATCACAGCCTTTTCCTTCACTGAtggatggggaaactgaggcacggagcaTGCCCCAGGGTGCAGCAGGTTGTGGGGGCACCCCGCTGCCCTGCACCCCGGCTCCTACAGAACAGGATTCCCAGGCATCCGCACCCACAAAAAGCTGTCTATATTCTGCAACCGCACCGAGAGACGTAACGTGAAGACAAATGAGATCCTTTATTTAGCAAACAGCTTCCCTCCTTTCATGGGGTATATTCAGTTACCCAGGGCTGTTGTtgaaaaaacacagtattaTCCAGCTTTGCACAATACCTTCACTGTTCAGCGCCAGAAGCTGCCTGATTTGCCTTGATCAAACCCCAGCAGAGGGACAGCTTTCTATTTGGAGACCACaaataatgatgatgattttttttttttaaagaacaaccCTGCTTTTGGAGATACTATTACCCCTGCCCTTgaagtcaaaaggaaaaaaaaaaatcttttattttaggggaaaaaaatatatatatatatatcagaccCTGTTTTTTTGATAGCTTTTTGGGTGCACGCAGGCCTCCATTTCCTGCGAATGCCACCTAATGGAAGAAaacccttccccagccctgcatcAGAAAATGGAGTCTGTAAGCTCAGTCAATAGGCTATTAATAGCAGCCTCCAGTCCCCGCATCTTCTGGCAAGTCAGGGGAAGTGTCTGTTCAGTTAAAACAGCCGCATTCGTGTCTACAACCACCTCATCACGTCACACCTGAGCTGGAGGTGAAGGGGTGGAAATATACCGAGGCACATCGGCAATCCTTTGAAAATGGGGGGAAAGAGGAAGCGTTTTATGCTAAGAGAAATCATTTCATGCTATGAGGCAGGAAAATGGGTGGTTTAGCTCGGCTGCTACTGGCAAATTCAAAGGGTtaagagacagacagacagcaaaacatttcatcagGAATGGCAGgtctgaaaagattttttgttttccattccccccccttttttttaatatagggtcttggccagaaaaaaaaaaaaaaaatgaagggatgTCTGCATTAAAGGCTCCTGGAGCGATGACGACAAGACGTCTTGTGAGAGACCAGATCTGCCCTATCGCTAGCACAGCCCGGCTTCCCCTGCCTCACCCACCTCTCTAGAATTTACCATCATTAATTTCCCGGAGTTTCCAATCCACAACGTTTTCCTCTGTCcccaagattattttttcctccttaatcTCGGCATCTGCCACGCTATAGGTGTGGGGTGGTGCTTTTCAGTGTAACAGCCTGATAAATGCATGCATTATATTGCTACAAATGCCTCCTTTAGAGAGGTTAAACAAAAGAATTCAACTAAAATGCTTCTAATTCACATAAGCTTTTCTATATTGAAGGCTACCAATCGAGACACACAGCAGACACCATGCTAGAGAAGAATGGGAAtggttttttttaaacaaactggaTCAAATGGGGGTCCAGCTGGTGCTGCGTGCTCCAGCAGGCACTGGAAGGAGATTTTCCTCTGGTTTTCCTCCTTGTGCCCAACATTTAGAGGGAATTTCATGCCCTGAAGCACTGGGGTTTGTGGCTCTCCCAGAACCCTCATTCCAGCAGCAATTGCGAGGAATTGCAATCCCTAATCCACCTTCCAAATCTCGCCAAGCCCCTTCAGGAGCAGCTTGCAGCGGGGAGCCCCCCCAGGTGGTGGGCTCAGCtcagaggggaggggggcgagCACCCAAATGGCCCATTTTACCGAGGCCGGAGGAGTTTGGGatacagaggggaaaaatatgatgggaacagagggagaaagagaaggtaCGAGAAGGGCAGCCCCAGGAGAAGGGGAGCATCACCCCTGGGGTATTTACGGGGCATCGGcgtggagctggggggggggtctcgGCACCCCTAcgggtggggagggggcgcaCGGGGGGACGGGCTCCTCACCTCGGCAGCCTCCTTCTCAAATTTCTCAATGGTCCTTTTGTCAATGCCCCCGCATTTGTAGATGAGGTGCCCGGTGGTGGTGGATTTCCCAGAGTCCACATGCCCAATGACGACGATGTTGATGTGCgtcttctccttccccatgcTGGCGGGCTACGCgtggcgggcgggcggcggggggggctgtgggggcgCAGCTGCGTTtttggggaggctgcagggggaaaagGCAGGCATCAGCAGAGCCCCCCTGCCCTCCACAGTATCCCCAGCCCACCGGGGGCAGGCTCTCCTCCCCTCGCCCTGCTGGACCACGCGCCCCAGCccggctgggggctgcctggctTCGTCTGGCGGCTCTGCCCATGCTGGGACGGATCCAAGCCGCCCCCAGAGGAGGCTGGCCAGGGCTATTTCTGGCCACCACATCCAGCCTCCGACCCTCAGCAAGATGCCACGGTTTCAGCACCTGCCCTCCACCGCCCTCCCGGAGACCCCCGGTTCCCAGGGCTGCGTCACCGGTGCCTCGAAGGTGCCCTTCCCAGGGGGAAAATCCTTCCCGCGTGGCTCTCTCCCCCTTCCGCTGCTGCCTTCTAGGTCTTTCCAAGCCCCAGGGCATCTCCTAGGTTTCGTGGGCGTCCTGGGAGGAGCCGTGGGCGCCCATCCCTGCCGGGTGCCTTcgcctcccccaccccaaaaagccACGCGCGGTTCGGGTGACAACACCGTGCCCGCAGAGCGGGGCAGACAAAAATAGCCCCATCCGTGGCATAGCAGGGCAAGGGAAGCATGATCTGGACCCAGGTGGGGGATTTGGTTAAATTCTGCTGCCCTGAATCTGGATAAAACggaggcaggaggctggaaaCGAAAAATCGATAGAGCCGGGGAGCTGTTCTGGCATCTCCCGGGGTTACCATGGCGCCGCAGCGCTGCACAAGCCCCGCACAATTAGGAGCTTTCCTTTGACGTCTAATAAAATCCAATTTTAGGAAGCTGCCCGTTGGAAGCAAAGCAGGTCAGCGGGAGTTTGCTGCTCGCCCAGAAATTCAGCCGTGCGGGCGGccacggccccccccccccccagcccttcctcccctgccctggagcagccccagcgcTGGATGCGGCCATTGCGCAGCTCCCCGCAGGTGCCCAGCGCCCGCTGAGCACCCTGCGGCACCCAGGGCTCGGGTGCCCTGTGGGAACggggctttatttttattttctaatacagagagattttaaatagatttttaatagGATTGTTTAATTCTTTAGAGAAATATTATTCTTTAcagattctttatttttatagcattaTCTTTATAGATTCTCTATTctttatgtcatttttattctttatgtaATTCTTATcctttcaagatttttttattttttctagatttttaatatagattttaaaatattttttctagattcttaataaagacttttttctaGAGTTTTAATAtagattctttatttttttctagatctTTAATatagattttcatattttccagatttttaatatagccttttctagatttttatgcagatttttttattttttctagttttttaatatagatttttctagatttttaatatagatttaatatagatttttaatcttttataatttttatataggtattttttatatttttatatagattttttatttttttctagatccttccccccccccccccccagtagCAGGGGGGGCTGCGGGTTACCTCCCACCTGCGGGCTCAGGCACCTGCGGGTCGCAGCGGCGGCCCagccccatcccttccctccctcgGGGGGTGCCCCCCA
It includes:
- the EEF1A2 gene encoding elongation factor 1-alpha 2 produces the protein MGKEKTHINIVVIGHVDSGKSTTTGHLIYKCGGIDKRTIEKFEKEAAEMGKGSFKYAWVLDKLKAERERGITIDISLWKFETTKYYITIIDAPGHRDFIKNMITGTSQADCAVLIVAAGVGEFEAGISKNGQTREHALLAYTLGVKQLIVGINKMDSTEPPYSEKRYDEIVKEVSAYIKKIGYNPATVPFVPISGWHGDNMLEPSPNMPWFKGWKVERKEGNASGVSLLEALDTILPPTRPTDKPLRLPLQDVYKIGGIGTVPVGRVETGILRPGMVVTFAPVNITTEVKSVEMHHEALSEALPGDNVGFNVKNVSVKDIRRGNVCGDSKSDPPQEAAQFTSQVIILNHPGQISAGYSPVIDCHTAHIACKFAELKEKIDRRSGKKLEDNPKSLKSGDAAIVEMIPGKPMCVESFSQYPPLGRFAVRDMRQTVAVGVIKNVEKKSGGAGKVTKSAQKAQKAGK